In Aquipuribacter hungaricus, the sequence CGGCCCGGTCCGGCCCTGCGAGGCGGGACGGGGCTGCTGCGGGGCCTGCTGGGGGCGCTGGGCGCCGAGCCCGGGCACGGTCGGGCGGCCGGTCTGCGGCGAGCGCAGCGGCCCCGGCCGGCGCATCTGCCGGGTGGGGTCGTCGTCGCGGTACGGGGTGTCGGCCACGGGGTCACGGTAGGCGGTGCGCGAGCCCGGGGGGTCTACCCCGGGCTGCGCGCCGCCCTCGTCCTGTGTGTCGGTCCGGCGGCTCAGGCCCGCGGACGGCCCATGGCGCGGTAGGTCCACCCGGCGGCCCGCCAGGCGGCGGGGTCCAGGGCGTTGCGCCCGTCGAGGATGCGGCGCTGGCGGACCTGCTTGCCGGTCTGCTCCGGGTCCAGGGCCAGGAACTCGTCCCACTCGGTGAGCATGAGCACGACGTCGGCGCCCTCGATGGTGTCCGCGACGTCCGTGCCGAAGCGCAGCTCCGGCCAGATCTTGCGGGCGTTGTCCATCGCCTCGGGGTCGTACACGGTGACGTGCGCGCCCTGCAGCCGCAGCTGGGCGGAGACGCTCAGGGCGGGGGAGTCGCGGATGTCGTCGCTGTTGGGCTTGAACGCCGCACCGAGCACCGCGACGCGGCGGCCGAGCAGCGAGCCCTCGCACGCCTCGCGGGTCATCTCGACCATGCGGGCGCGGCGGCGCATGTTGATGTCGTCGACCTCGCGCAGGAAGGTCAGGGCCTGGTCGGCGCCGAGCTCCCCGGCCCGGGCCATGAAGGCGCGGATGTCCTTGGGCAGGCAACCGCCGCCGAAGCCGACGCCGGCGTTGAGGAACCGGCGGCCGATCCGGGCGTCGTGGCCGATCGCGTCGGCCAGCGCCACCACGTCGGCGTCGACCTTCTCGCAGACCTCGGCCATGGCGTTGATGAACGAGATCTTGGTGGCGAGGAACGAGTTCGCGGCCACCTTGACCAGCTCGGCGGTCGGGTAGTCCGTCGTGACGAGCGGGGTGCCGGTCGACAGCGGGGTGGCGTAGACCTCGTCGAGCAGAGCCTTGGCGACGGGGCCGTCCTCGCCCGCGGGCAGGCCGTAGACGAAGCGGTCGGGGGTCAGGGTGTCCTTGACGGCGAAGCCCTCGCGGAGGAACTCGGGGTTCCAGGCGAGGATGGTGCGGCTGCCGGCCGGGGCCAGCTCGGCGACGCGCTCGGCCAGGCGGGCCGCGGTGCCGACGGGGACGGTCGACTTGCCGACGACCAGGGCCGGGGCCTCGGCGGTCCCCTCGAGGTACGGGGCCAGGGCGTCCACGGCGGAGTCGACGTAGCGGAGGTCCGCCGCGTACTCGCCCTTGCGCTGGGGGGTGCCGACGCAGACGAAGTGCACCTGCGCGCCGGCGACCTCGGACATGTCGGTGGTGAACCGGAGACGGCCGGTCGGCATCACCTTCTCGAGGAGCTCCGGGAGCCCGGGCTCGAAGAACGGGGCCTTGGAGTCGCTGAGCAGCGCCACCTTCGCCTCGTCGACGTCGATGCCGACCACGTCGTGGCCGAGCTCCGCCATGCAGGCGGCGTGGACAGCGCCGAGGTAGCCGCAACCGATCACAGAGATACGCACGTGCACGGACGCTACCGGAGCGGAGAGCGCCGACCCCCGTGCGCTGCGTCACCCGGGTGGTTACCGGCCGGTAACCCCACGCGCTGTGCGGTCGTACCATCCGAGGGTGAGCAACGACGCCTACACCCTGACCGAGGACCAGCGCGAGCTCGTCCAGGCCGTGCGCGCCGTGGCGCGCGACAAGATCGCCCCCTTCGCCGCCGAGGTGGACCGCGACGCGCGCTTCCCGCAGGAGGCCCTGGAGGCCCTGGTGGCCGCCGACCTTCACGCCGCGCACGTGCCGGAGGAGTACGACGGGGTCGGGGCCGGCGCGCTGGAGGTGTGCCTCGTCATCGAGGAGGTGGCGCGCGCCTGCGGGTCCAGCTCCCTCATCCCCGCCGTCAACAAGCTCGGCTCCATGCCGGTGGTCCTCGCCGGGTCCGACGACATCAAGGCGCGGTACCTGCCGCGCCTGGCCGCGGGGGAGGGGTTCAGCTACGGCCTGTCCGAGCGGGAGGCGGGCAGCGACACCGCGTCGATGCGCACCCGCGCGCGCCCGGACGGGGACGGCTGGGTGCTCGACGGGCAGAAGTCGTGGATCACCAACGCCGGCGTCAGCGAGTTCTACACGGTGATGGCGGTGACCGACCCCG encodes:
- a CDS encoding UDP-glucose dehydrogenase family protein → MRISVIGCGYLGAVHAACMAELGHDVVGIDVDEAKVALLSDSKAPFFEPGLPELLEKVMPTGRLRFTTDMSEVAGAQVHFVCVGTPQRKGEYAADLRYVDSAVDALAPYLEGTAEAPALVVGKSTVPVGTAARLAERVAELAPAGSRTILAWNPEFLREGFAVKDTLTPDRFVYGLPAGEDGPVAKALLDEVYATPLSTGTPLVTTDYPTAELVKVAANSFLATKISFINAMAEVCEKVDADVVALADAIGHDARIGRRFLNAGVGFGGGCLPKDIRAFMARAGELGADQALTFLREVDDINMRRRARMVEMTREACEGSLLGRRVAVLGAAFKPNSDDIRDSPALSVSAQLRLQGAHVTVYDPEAMDNARKIWPELRFGTDVADTIEGADVVLMLTEWDEFLALDPEQTGKQVRQRRILDGRNALDPAAWRAAGWTYRAMGRPRA